The following coding sequences are from one Salinicoccus sp. Bachu38 window:
- the pnp gene encoding polyribonucleotide nucleotidyltransferase, with product MESAKKVYETEWGRHKLTVEYGEMAKQANGAVLVRYGETVVLSTATASKEPRNLPFFPLTVAYEEKLYAAGKIPGGFNKREGRPSEEATLTSRLIDRPIRPLFPDGYRNDVQVMSIVLSVDPNASPQMAAMLGSSLALSVSDIPFDGPIAGVTVGLIDGEFIINPSTDELGHSEIELQVAGTKDAVNMVEAGAKEVSEETMLKAIMFGHESIRKMVAFQQEILDELSVEKRPFEQPEKDADLKQDMEEKAQSMGLYDAIQDPDKQSREDAINEAKERILGTLDETDENHEEIRSEASAIVEGLLKEEVRRLITEEKVRPDGREPAEIRPLNSQAGILPRAHGSGLFTRGQTQALSICTLGALGEHQIIDGLGVDENKRFMHHYNFPNFSVGETGPIRGPGRREIGHGALGERALYQVIPNETEFPYTIRLVSEVLESNGSSSQASICGSTLALMDAGVPIKAPVAGIAMGLVMKGDQYTILSDIQGMEDALGDMDFKVAGTENGITAIQMDIKIEGLSEDILREALGQAKEGRQEILANMLATISEPRAELSRYAPKVEVMHIKPDKIRDVIGPGGKKINEIIDETGVKLDIEQDGTVFIGHSDASMIERAKQIIKDLTRVAEVGEIYMAEVRRIEKFGAFVQLFPGKDALVHISQLDTSRVGKVEDVVKIGDKFLVKVTNIDNQGRVNASRKVLLEDEKGE from the coding sequence ATAGAATCAGCGAAAAAAGTGTACGAAACAGAATGGGGCAGGCATAAGCTTACTGTCGAATATGGAGAAATGGCGAAACAGGCGAATGGTGCCGTACTCGTCCGCTACGGGGAGACTGTAGTGCTGAGTACAGCCACAGCATCAAAAGAGCCGAGAAATCTGCCTTTCTTCCCACTTACAGTGGCCTATGAAGAGAAGCTGTATGCAGCAGGAAAGATCCCCGGCGGCTTCAACAAGCGGGAAGGCAGGCCGAGTGAGGAAGCAACACTTACAAGTCGCCTGATCGACCGCCCGATCCGCCCCCTGTTCCCGGATGGCTACAGGAATGATGTACAGGTCATGTCCATCGTGCTCTCTGTAGATCCGAACGCTTCACCGCAGATGGCAGCGATGCTCGGCTCATCCCTGGCACTCAGCGTGAGCGATATTCCTTTCGATGGTCCGATTGCAGGTGTCACTGTGGGACTCATCGACGGGGAATTCATCATCAACCCGTCGACTGATGAACTCGGCCACTCCGAAATCGAACTCCAAGTGGCCGGTACAAAGGATGCCGTCAACATGGTGGAAGCCGGCGCGAAGGAAGTGTCGGAGGAGACGATGCTCAAAGCGATCATGTTCGGCCATGAGAGCATCAGGAAAATGGTGGCTTTCCAACAGGAGATCCTCGACGAACTGAGCGTTGAGAAGCGCCCCTTCGAACAGCCGGAGAAGGACGCGGATCTGAAGCAGGACATGGAGGAGAAGGCGCAGTCCATGGGTCTTTACGATGCCATCCAGGATCCGGACAAGCAGTCGCGTGAAGATGCAATCAATGAAGCCAAGGAGCGCATCCTTGGGACGCTTGACGAGACGGATGAGAACCATGAAGAAATCCGTTCCGAGGCATCTGCGATCGTTGAAGGCCTGCTGAAGGAGGAGGTCCGCCGTCTCATCACAGAAGAGAAGGTGCGTCCCGACGGGCGTGAACCTGCTGAAATCAGACCGTTGAACTCGCAGGCGGGCATCCTGCCGAGAGCCCATGGTTCCGGTCTGTTCACAAGGGGCCAGACGCAGGCGCTGTCGATCTGTACACTGGGCGCACTTGGTGAACACCAGATCATCGATGGCCTGGGTGTAGATGAGAACAAACGCTTCATGCACCACTACAACTTCCCGAATTTCTCCGTGGGTGAAACCGGACCGATCAGGGGGCCTGGCCGCCGCGAAATCGGTCATGGTGCACTCGGTGAACGGGCGCTGTACCAGGTCATTCCGAACGAAACGGAATTCCCGTATACGATCCGCCTCGTCTCGGAAGTGCTGGAGTCCAACGGCTCGAGCTCCCAGGCATCAATCTGCGGGTCCACACTGGCTTTGATGGACGCAGGAGTGCCGATCAAGGCGCCTGTGGCTGGAATCGCGATGGGTCTCGTCATGAAAGGCGACCAATACACGATCCTCTCGGACATCCAGGGTATGGAAGATGCACTCGGTGATATGGACTTCAAGGTTGCCGGTACCGAAAACGGCATCACTGCAATACAGATGGACATAAAAATCGAGGGTCTGAGCGAAGACATCCTGAGGGAGGCACTCGGACAGGCAAAAGAGGGACGTCAGGAAATCCTCGCCAACATGCTGGCGACAATCAGCGAACCCCGTGCAGAGCTCAGCAGATATGCACCGAAGGTTGAAGTCATGCATATCAAACCCGACAAGATCCGCGATGTCATCGGCCCCGGTGGCAAGAAAATCAATGAGATCATCGACGAAACAGGTGTCAAACTGGATATCGAGCAGGATGGCACGGTGTTCATCGGCCATAGTGACGCATCCATGATAGAGCGGGCGAAGCAGATCATCAAAGATCTGACACGCGTCGCCGAAGTGGGAGAAATCTATATGGCAGAAGTCAGACGCATTGAAAAGTTCGGTGCATTCGTCCAGCTGTTCCCTGGCAAGGACGCCCTCGTCCATATCTCCCAGCTGGACACATCCAGGGTGGGCAAAGTTGAAGACGTTGTCAAAATCGGGGACAAATTCCTGGTCAAGGTGACGAACATCGACAACCAGGGCAGAGTAAACGCCTCACGCAAAGTGTTGCTGGAGGATGAAAAAGGAGAGTAA
- a CDS encoding FtsK/SpoIIIE family DNA translocase has protein sequence MAKKQRKTKKKKKDNRSYYSISAFVLIVILFITIFQLGVIGTYIDAFFAYLFGTSRYFTYLMLFLMSIYLAGEQKIPLTRRMGGYILLQFGMLFLFHTLLYILNRGRIEDFYTFSETVEAIEANGIMEFFGGGIIGQALFSFSSTGISMVGTLLLGLIFLYFSYLLITSKDIEQSISHDLIKVSELMKQLGNALMKGLKETGSQLAKLSSLMSNKVSDRNRPAVAKAKPEKKAQAKPASSTGEEQPKPKQLADFEADESIIETMHEYDRVEKETEKETVTKQESGMDNAAKIETGNGEVKEIEYETDEFGNETDVPVGTSDEETELDTFDDEEIDQLKQYELPPITMLKDAEVTESVSNKEVLKQGKILEETLKNFGVNAKVSKIRIGPAVTQFEIQPDIGVKVSKIINLQNDIALSLAAKDIRIEAPIPGKSAVGIEVPNSVISMVTLREVLKRKTSDNPLEVALGKDISGSPITAELNKMPHLLVAGSTGSGKSVCINGIIISLLMKAKPHEVKLMMIDPKMVELNVYNGIPHLLSPVVTNPQKASDALNRIVSEMERRYDLFSHSNTRNIEAYNQYLERESEDPEKVQKLPYIVVIIDELADLMMVASKDVEASITRIAQMARAAGIHLIIATQRPSVDVITGIIKANIPSRIAFSVSSQTDSRTILDGQGAEKLLGRGDMLFLPSGKSKPIRVQGAFLSDNEVGDVVHHITSQMKANYEKSIMNKPVQKEQKESEDELYPDAKWFVIEEQRASASLLQRQFRIGYNRAARLVDDLEANGVIGPSSGSKPRNVLVQNEE, from the coding sequence ATGGCAAAGAAGCAGAGGAAGACAAAGAAGAAAAAGAAGGATAACCGGTCCTATTATTCCATTTCCGCCTTCGTTCTCATCGTCATCCTGTTCATCACCATTTTCCAGCTCGGAGTCATCGGAACGTACATCGATGCATTTTTTGCCTACCTCTTTGGTACGAGCAGATACTTTACATATCTTATGCTGTTCCTGATGAGCATCTATCTGGCGGGAGAACAGAAGATACCGCTCACACGCAGGATGGGCGGCTATATATTGCTGCAGTTCGGCATGCTGTTCCTCTTCCATACACTGCTCTATATATTGAACCGTGGACGCATCGAGGATTTCTATACGTTCAGTGAAACGGTCGAAGCGATAGAGGCGAATGGAATCATGGAATTTTTCGGGGGCGGCATCATCGGCCAGGCCCTGTTTTCCTTCTCCTCGACCGGCATCTCCATGGTGGGCACACTGCTGCTCGGACTGATATTCCTTTATTTCAGCTATCTGCTGATTACATCGAAAGATATCGAGCAGTCGATCTCACATGATCTCATAAAGGTTTCGGAACTGATGAAGCAGCTCGGCAATGCCCTCATGAAGGGTTTGAAAGAGACCGGCAGCCAGCTTGCGAAGCTGTCCTCACTAATGTCCAACAAAGTATCGGACCGCAACAGGCCAGCAGTTGCAAAGGCAAAGCCGGAGAAGAAGGCACAAGCCAAGCCAGCCAGCAGCACTGGGGAAGAACAGCCCAAGCCAAAACAGCTTGCGGACTTCGAAGCGGATGAATCCATCATCGAAACGATGCATGAATATGACAGGGTCGAAAAGGAAACGGAGAAAGAGACCGTGACGAAGCAGGAAAGCGGCATGGACAACGCAGCCAAAATAGAGACCGGAAACGGCGAAGTCAAGGAAATAGAATATGAAACGGATGAATTCGGCAATGAAACGGATGTGCCGGTCGGCACTTCGGATGAAGAGACCGAACTGGATACATTCGACGATGAAGAGATCGACCAGCTGAAGCAATACGAACTGCCGCCGATCACGATGCTCAAGGATGCCGAGGTGACCGAATCAGTCAGCAACAAGGAAGTGCTTAAACAGGGTAAGATCCTTGAAGAGACGCTCAAAAACTTCGGCGTGAATGCCAAAGTGTCAAAAATCCGCATCGGTCCTGCCGTCACCCAGTTTGAAATCCAGCCGGACATCGGTGTGAAAGTAAGCAAGATCATCAACCTGCAGAATGACATTGCGCTCAGCCTGGCTGCAAAGGACATACGTATAGAGGCACCAATACCGGGCAAATCCGCTGTCGGCATCGAAGTTCCGAATTCGGTGATCAGCATGGTGACCCTGCGTGAAGTGCTCAAGCGCAAAACTTCGGACAATCCGCTCGAAGTGGCCCTTGGAAAGGACATTTCAGGCAGCCCGATCACGGCAGAGCTCAACAAGATGCCCCACCTGCTTGTCGCAGGTTCCACAGGAAGCGGAAAGTCCGTATGCATCAACGGCATCATCATCAGTCTGCTGATGAAGGCAAAGCCTCATGAAGTCAAGCTGATGATGATCGATCCGAAGATGGTGGAACTGAATGTCTATAACGGCATTCCGCACCTTCTGAGTCCGGTCGTCACCAATCCGCAGAAAGCAAGTGATGCACTGAACCGGATCGTCAGTGAGATGGAGCGCAGGTACGACCTGTTCTCCCATTCGAACACACGGAATATAGAGGCATACAACCAGTACCTGGAGCGTGAAAGTGAAGACCCCGAAAAGGTGCAGAAACTGCCCTATATCGTCGTGATCATCGATGAGCTCGCCGACCTGATGATGGTGGCGTCTAAAGATGTCGAGGCATCGATCACGCGGATCGCCCAGATGGCACGTGCTGCAGGCATACACTTGATCATAGCGACACAGAGGCCATCCGTCGATGTCATCACCGGCATCATCAAGGCGAACATTCCGTCGAGAATCGCATTCAGCGTCAGTTCCCAGACGGACTCCAGAACCATTCTGGATGGCCAGGGGGCGGAGAAACTGTTGGGCCGGGGGGACATGCTGTTCCTGCCATCCGGCAAATCCAAGCCGATTCGTGTCCAGGGGGCGTTCCTCTCGGATAATGAAGTCGGTGATGTCGTTCATCACATCACAAGTCAGATGAAGGCGAACTACGAAAAGTCGATCATGAACAAACCGGTCCAGAAGGAACAGAAAGAGTCGGAAGATGAACTCTATCCGGACGCGAAATGGTTTGTCATCGAAGAGCAGCGTGCCAGCGCCTCACTTCTGCAGCGCCAGTTCAGAATCGGATACAACCGTGCTGCACGATTGGTCGATGACCTGGAGGCGAACGGCGTCATAGGTCCGAGCAGCGGAAGCAAACCGAGAAACGTACTTGTACAGAATGAAGAATAA
- a CDS encoding ribonuclease J, which yields MNEAKKESKVKIIPLGGVGEIAKNMYVVEVEDEMFILDAGLMFPEDEMLGVDIVIPDITYIQENKQKLKGIFLSHGHEDSIGAIPYIIESLNVPVYGSKLTLALVKDRLKAKGVNKKVKFYTINSQSRMKFKNAEMVFFETSHSIPDSYGVSIETKYGSIVYTGEFKFDQSLTGEYGYNMAKMYDVAKKDVLALISDSTEAERRGYNTPENIIEEHILDGFARARGRIIVSCYASNFVRIQQVLTNAAKTRRKVSFLGRTLESSFKVARNMGYFDIPEGLLVPSHEIGDYPDNEVVIIATGSQGEPIEALGRMSRGQHEVTNIKEGDIVYILTTPSSSMEVILYSTMNELVKAGAHVATPEQNIHASGHGMSEELKTMLNVMKPKHFIPVQGEFKMQIAHAKLAAETGVEPENIFLLEKGDIVSYDGDKMISADKVTAGNVLIDGSGVGDVGNIVLRDRRLLSEDGIFIAVVTIDPKKRKIMAGPEIQSRGFVYVKESEDLLKEAEQRVYNIVLESMDEKKLEWSTLKQSIRDDLGKYLYDNTKRRPMIIPIISEI from the coding sequence TTGAACGAAGCAAAAAAAGAATCGAAAGTAAAAATCATACCGCTGGGTGGCGTCGGCGAGATTGCAAAGAACATGTATGTTGTAGAGGTCGAGGATGAGATGTTCATCCTTGATGCAGGCCTCATGTTCCCGGAAGATGAGATGCTCGGTGTCGACATCGTCATTCCGGACATAACCTATATCCAGGAGAACAAGCAGAAGCTGAAAGGCATCTTCCTCTCCCATGGGCATGAGGACTCCATCGGTGCGATTCCCTATATCATCGAATCACTGAACGTACCGGTCTACGGTTCGAAACTGACACTTGCACTCGTCAAAGACCGCCTCAAGGCGAAAGGCGTCAATAAGAAGGTAAAGTTCTATACGATCAACAGCCAGTCCCGCATGAAGTTCAAAAATGCGGAAATGGTATTTTTCGAAACAAGCCACAGCATTCCCGATTCCTATGGTGTCAGCATTGAAACGAAATACGGCTCCATCGTGTACACGGGTGAGTTCAAATTCGACCAGAGCCTGACAGGGGAGTACGGCTACAACATGGCCAAGATGTATGATGTTGCCAAGAAGGATGTGCTCGCGCTCATCAGTGACTCCACTGAAGCAGAGAGAAGAGGCTACAATACACCTGAAAACATCATCGAGGAGCATATCCTGGACGGCTTTGCCAGGGCACGCGGCAGAATCATCGTATCGTGCTATGCATCTAACTTCGTACGCATCCAGCAAGTACTGACGAATGCTGCGAAAACGCGCAGAAAGGTTTCGTTCCTTGGACGCACACTCGAGAGCTCGTTCAAGGTGGCCCGCAACATGGGATATTTTGATATTCCTGAAGGCCTGCTCGTGCCGAGCCACGAAATCGGCGACTATCCCGATAACGAAGTGGTGATCATCGCAACAGGGTCGCAGGGCGAGCCGATCGAAGCACTCGGCAGGATGTCACGGGGGCAGCATGAGGTGACCAACATCAAGGAAGGCGACATCGTCTATATACTGACGACACCATCTTCAAGCATGGAAGTCATCCTCTACAGCACGATGAACGAACTTGTCAAAGCAGGGGCACATGTCGCTACACCGGAGCAGAATATCCACGCATCCGGCCACGGCATGAGCGAAGAGCTCAAGACGATGCTCAACGTCATGAAGCCGAAGCACTTCATCCCCGTCCAGGGCGAATTCAAGATGCAGATTGCACACGCAAAGCTTGCAGCCGAGACGGGTGTGGAGCCTGAGAACATCTTCCTCCTGGAAAAAGGGGACATCGTCTCCTACGATGGAGACAAGATGATCAGTGCAGACAAGGTGACTGCCGGCAATGTACTGATAGATGGCAGCGGTGTCGGAGATGTCGGCAACATCGTCCTCAGGGACCGCAGGCTGCTCAGTGAAGATGGAATCTTCATCGCAGTGGTGACCATCGATCCGAAAAAACGCAAGATCATGGCAGGGCCCGAAATCCAGTCGAGGGGCTTCGTGTATGTAAAAGAAAGCGAAGACCTCCTGAAAGAGGCGGAACAGCGCGTGTACAACATCGTGCTTGAATCCATGGATGAGAAAAAGCTCGAGTGGAGCACACTCAAACAGAGCATCCGTGATGATCTCGGCAAGTATCTGTACGATAATACGAAGCGCCGCCCAATGATTATCCCGATCATATCCGAAATATAA
- the rpsO gene encoding 30S ribosomal protein S15, producing MAITQERKNELIQEYRTHESDTGSPEVQIAVLTAEITALNDHLRIHKKDHHSRRGLLKMVGRRKHLLTYLRNKDIQRYRELIKRLGLRR from the coding sequence ATGGCAATTACACAGGAACGCAAAAACGAACTGATTCAGGAATACCGTACACATGAATCCGACACAGGATCCCCAGAGGTGCAGATCGCTGTACTGACTGCTGAAATCACAGCACTCAACGATCACCTGCGCATCCACAAGAAAGACCACCACTCAAGAAGAGGTCTTCTCAAAATGGTCGGACGCAGAAAACACCTGCTGACTTACCTGCGTAACAAAGATATTCAGAGATACCGTGAACTGATCAAAAGACTCGGTCTCCGTCGATAA